The genome window ttttgcatAGCATTATAAAAAACTTACCAGAACACAAAGCATTGCCATACATAACTGGTAAGACCTTTAACAGCCCAGTTCATTTCAAACTTAAAGGTAAGACTAAATGTAAAGTTCACCTCAGTTGTGTGAATATTCATGGTATTTAAGGTCGCCAAGTTGTATGAACTGTTTATCACATTTAGAGCACTGGTAAGGTTTCACCCCAGTGTGTATCCTCAGATGGGCTTTAAGGCTATGAGACTGAGTGAAACCGAATCCGCACACAGAGCAGCGGTACGGCTTTTCCCCGGTGTGTATCCTCTGGTGCTCCTTAAGTAGGAAAGGTATTCTGAATCCCTTGCCACAAATGGAGCAGCAGTGAGGCTTCTGTCCAGTGTGCACCATCTTATGACCTCTAAGATGTGATGGCTGAGTAAAAGACTTGCCACAATACGAGCAGCTATAAGGCTTTTCTCCGGTGTGCACTCTCTGGTGGGTTCGCAGATGTGTTGATTGAGAAAAGTCTTTTCCACACAGGTCACAGTGGtaaggcttctctccagtgtgtaGCCGTCTGTGTAGAATAAGACTGGAGAAATTAGTAAATGTCTTATCACACTGAGAGCATTTGAAGGGTTTTTCCCCAGTGTGTATTCTCTGGTGAATTTTAAGAGACGTAGAATGTCGAAACTGCTGACCACACTCCAAGCACTCGTTCTTTTTTTGAGTATGTGCATACTTATGCCTCTCCAAACCTAATGAGCTTGAGAACTGTTTTCCACATTCTTTGCAACTTAAAGATTCCTCACCAGTACGTAAACACTCATGCATTTGAGTACTCGACACCTGCGTCTCATCGGGCTGAGAGCTTCCATAAAGCTTTACTTTGCTGTGCACCATCTGGTGTCTCCGTAGGTTATTGCTTTGTGAAAAGGTTTTACTACACTCTGTGCACTGGTAAGGCTTCTTTCTAGTATGCACACTCTGGTGATTTTTCAGGGCTGATCTGTTTGAAAACAGTTTTCCACACTGTGTGCAATGACAaggtttcccttttttttgcgCACTCTTACATTTTCTCACATCTGCTGAATTACATAAGGACTTCTTGCCTGAATGGTGTAATGCTAAGGAGCCCTTCACAAACTCAGTCTCACTATGGCCTTTTCTTTTGACAGTTTGTCCCTGACAAGGAAATTGATTCCACTCATCAGGTGACGATGTGCTGGACATGcctgaaattaaagaaaagaaaaccaacTTAAATATTCTTAGTATCCAAGCAATGATTCACAAATGACCGAAGATGCAATCTAATGGTAACACCCAAGAACAGAAGGAAAGGTCTAATCCTGCCCAATCCTCTTTTcctaaaaaaggaaagaaaaggtgCACAAAGGAAACAAAACACCACACAATCATGGTGGGAGCAGTGTTGTGGTATGGGCATGTATGGCTCCTTACAGACCtgggtcactggtgtttattaataatatgactGTTGATATAGCTGTACTTTCTGCTTAAAAACTGAcaacactttattttacttttcagataatgacccaaagcatACTGCAAAAGGAACCCGACACAAAAAAACTGAAGGTTACCTGACCTCAAATCACTGAAGCATGCTTTTGATGAGCTGAAAACAAAAACTGGAGActgaaaaaacccacaaataagAAATGCTGAAAAAGCATCTTAAAGTTGAAAACCTTTGAATCTGCAATATCCATTGGTTTTAGACTTTAGGCACATTTACAACACAATTGTTGACAGGTTATTGTACATATTTAACACCAAGTAAATCACAAAATTTTTGATTGTTAATTTGCCGAAAAATTTTCTGCAATCCCTAAACACCTTAATGCAACATTACTTTAA of Clarias gariepinus isolate MV-2021 ecotype Netherlands chromosome 6, CGAR_prim_01v2, whole genome shotgun sequence contains these proteins:
- the LOC128527194 gene encoding zinc finger protein 300-like, yielding MHQQPSLISEAVWSNGEGQLTEHSLLKTCTVKLVDIREIHGLDGKIGKGNFNFRGKSSFNGDQQTLQAQVKFCSVRLVDCGKTQNRKAAAESDPEDEDNSSDFIPSSMSSTSSPDEWNQFPCQGQTVKRKGHSETEFVKGSLALHHSGKKSLCNSADVRKCKSAQKKGKPCHCTQCGKLFSNRSALKNHQSVHTRKKPYQCTECSKTFSQSNNLRRHQMVHSKVKLYGSSQPDETQVSSTQMHECLRTGEESLSCKECGKQFSSSLGLERHKYAHTQKKNECLECGQQFRHSTSLKIHQRIHTGEKPFKCSQCDKTFTNFSSLILHRRLHTGEKPYHCDLCGKDFSQSTHLRTHQRVHTGEKPYSCSYCGKSFTQPSHLRGHKMVHTGQKPHCCSICGKGFRIPFLLKEHQRIHTGEKPYRCSVCGFGFTQSHSLKAHLRIHTGVKPYQCSKCDKQFIQLGDLKYHEYSHN